The stretch of DNA AACTTTTTTTCAAAAATATTCGCTTTTTTTTGGCAGTTTTCATCTGCCCGTTGTTGAGGGTTTACGAAAGGGGAAATTCTACCCGCTTTCGCGGCTGCGAAAGGAGGTGAATATCATGAATGAACCTGAACGGACTGAATGGCAGATACGCTGCGCATTTAACGGCTTCTGCAAGAGAACATTGAAAAATGAAAGTATCAATGCCCATCGGGACATTAGGAAGCGGCAGGAGCATGAAATTAACTTTTCCGGCCTGACACCGAAAGAGGAAAATCAGCTTTATACCCATGAAGATTTCTTTGCAGGCAGTGAAGAAGAACAAACCTTTTTCGCAGGCGGTAAAGAATGAGATGCAAAGACGATTGCCGATGCGATCCACAGCTTGCCGGAAGAAAAACGCAGAGCCGTCCTGCTCTACTACTTCTTTGATATGAGTGATGCGGAAATTGCAGAACTCTATCAGATTCCAAGAAGTACCGTGCAGTATCGGCGTACCAGCTCTTTTGAGTTATTAAAACGCTATTTGGAGGAACATGCATATGACTTACCCAAGTTGGTAAAACAGGAAACGATGAACACGGCCTGTTACCTTATCCGGTAATCATAGTCGCAACCAAACGAGAGCCGCAGGCAATGAATATTGTCGTGCAACATTACGCTGGCTATATCGCACACCTTTCTATGAGAAAGCTCCGTGATGAGCGGGGAAATACCTATTACGGCATAGATGAGGATATACGAGATCGCCTTCGCTCAAAGCTTATGCAGGCTGTCCTGATTTTCAAGATTTAACAATGTAGCTGTCTGCGTTCCCCTTTCCGCAGACAAGGCAGGAATCATCTGCCGCCTGTTCTTTGACAAACATACCCGCAAGATAACGGCGGCGTATCATAGGGCAAACCGGATACTTTCCTTTTGTGCTTTAACTATGCGGAAAATGCGCCATGACACTTTCCTACCCGGAAGCCGAGCGAGAAACATTTTTCCGTAAAGCAAGCGTAGCACCTTGCGAGCCATGACAGCACAAAATATATAATGATACGCCCCTATAGCCACAGTCCGAGCGTAAGTGCCATTTAGGGTATCAAAGCGTCGCAGGCAATGGGTAGGTCTACATGAGAACCGGACAATCAATGTGGATCATCAGCTTCAGTATTCCGGTAAAAAGTCCTATCGCGTTGAAACACCGAAAACGGAAAACGGCATTCGCAAAATCCCCATGAGCGACCGAGTGCTTAAAGCCTTGCAGAGAGTGATTCAAAGCCGAAGAAAAAGCACTTTTAAGGTTGACGGTTATACAGGCTTCCTCTTTCTCACAAGGAACGAAACACCTCAAAATTGCATTAACTATGATATTATGTTTCGTAAACTTGTAGAAAAGTATAATTCGAGCCATAAGGAACCTCTGCCGACAGTAACAACGCCCCATACACTGCGACACACATTCTGCACCAATATGGCAAATGCGGGAATGAATTCGAAAGCCTTACAGTATCTAATGGGACATGCCAACATTACCATGACCCTGAACTATTACGCACATGCTACATTTGATAGTGCACAGGCGGAATTTTTCAGGCTGACGGCTTAAAGGGAAATAGATATTTTACTACTTCGTTTACTACCTTTCAAGGCAAAAACACAAGCAGATTTAAGAAATTATGTGAGTATCTCTCGATACACAAAATGCCGAAAACGCCTGTAAAGACAGGCTATATCGGCATATAAGAACTTTTGAAAAGATAGTTAAAAATCATATTAGAGTTTATTTTAAAATTTGAAGTTTGTTTACTCTTAACGTTAAGCTCCTAAACAAAGCATTCTTCTTTATACGTCATTTCGACTGTAGCGAAGTGAAATGAATCTAGCCCTAACTTAGATTATTTACTTGTAAATAATCTATAGTAGGTCTGACGCAAAGATTGTCCAAATCTTTGATTTGGGTACAATCGACTGCGGAAATCTCACACTTTTATTTCAGTATTATTGACTACAAATATTTAATTCATAATAAAGGGGCTTTAGAAGATCTCCAGAGTCATTGTATCAAAAGATACAACAACCCCGTCAGACCTACTTTTGTTTACAAGTAAACAAAGTTAGGGCTAGATTCACTCCGTTTCACTCCGGTCGAGATGACGTGTTGGGGGCTTTGCTTTGCAATATACTATGACGTGAAGTCTTTTATTTTTATATAAAATTTTCAATAATTTTTTTGATACCTTTTATTTTTTTTAAATATTTCTTTTGAAATTTGAAGCTTATTTACTTTTAACGGTAAGCTCTTAAACGAAGATTCTTCCTTATACGTCATTTCGACTGTAGCAAAGCGAAATGGAGAAATCTCATTTGATTGTTTACTTGTAAACAA from Parvimonas micra encodes:
- a CDS encoding helix-turn-helix domain-containing protein; translated protein: MNIVVQHYAGYIAHLSMRKLRDERGNTYYGIDEDIRDRLRSKLMQAVLIFKI
- a CDS encoding RNA polymerase sigma factor, with the protein product MPEEKRRAVLLYYFFDMSDAEIAELYQIPRSTVQYRRTSSFELLKRYLEEHAYDLPKLVKQETMNTACYLIR
- a CDS encoding tyrosine-type recombinase/integrase — its product is MSDRVLKALQRVIQSRRKSTFKVDGYTGFLFLTRNETPQNCINYDIMFRKLVEKYNSSHKEPLPTVTTPHTLRHTFCTNMANAGMNSKALQYLMGHANITMTLNYYAHATFDSAQAEFFRLTA